GACCACCTTCGGTTGCTCGCTGAGGTGATCGCCGATGTAGGCGCTCGCCTTGGCGTACTTGGCTGCGCCGATTCCCGACTCGTCGGCGCCCTCCGGCCAGGTCTGTCCGTCGTCACACGCGATCGACCAGTATCCGAGGAAGTCGCCGGAGTAGGTCTCGTCACAGTTGCCCAGCTCGAGGACGTAGCCCGGCCCCACCGCGAGATAGGTGGGCTCGTCGAAGATGGTCACGTTTCGGAGGACCCACGGCGCCAGGATCGCCATGGCGACCACTGCGGCGATGGCCGTCCGCTGGAATCGGTCGCGCCAGGCGAGCCGCGGATGGAACATGACCAGCGGCGTCAGCAGGAAGAAGAACATCAGGAACGGCTCGCTGCGGGTGAGCGAACCGAGCGCGAGCACCACGGTCAGTTCGAGGATTCGCCGCAGCGACGGCTCGTCGTAGGTTCGGTGGGCGAAGTAGAGCGCCCACCCGGCCAGCGGGATGTACATGGACTCCGAGAGGATCAGCCCGTCGTTCATCCACAGCGGCGGGTGGATGGCCACGGCGATCATCGCGAGGGCGGCGATCCGCAGGTCGAAGATCCGGCGCACCAACAGGCCGACCGGGAACACCACCGACGCCGAGATCAGACCGCCGGCGATGCGATGCCAGGTGACGGTGTCGGCGCCGAGCCACGACCAGATCGCCAGGTAGACGGTGAAGCCCGGCGGATGTGCCGCGGTCGGCACGATGATGCCGTTGACCTGGTACTCGAAAGGATTCGCGAACCCCTGACCGTCGGCCAGGAGGTTGGCGGACAGGTGGTAGTAGAGGTTGTCGTTGAGCGTGTCCTCCTCGATGAGCGGCAGGTCGACGTACCAGCGATGGAGGACGTACCAGCGCACCAGGAGGGCGATCGCGAACGCTGCGGCGACGACGAGCGCGAACCGCTGGTCGGTGACTCGTCGAATTCCTGCTGCCCGGCGCACCGGGGAATCGTACTTGTGCCGTACCGTTGCGGCTCATGCGCGTCACGGTGGTCGGTCACTCGTGCCTACGGGTCGAGACCCGGGCCGGAACCATTCTCGTCGATCCGTGGCTCTTCGGATCCTGCTACTGGCGTTCGTGGTGGCACTTCCCGCCCAGCACGGAACCGACTGCGGAGATGTTGGCGCCGGACTACGTGTACCTCACGCATCACCACTTCGATCACTTCCACTACCCGTCGATGCGCCGCCTCGACCGTGACGCCAAGGTGCTGATCCCCCGCTTCGGGGTCGACGTCATGGCCGACGAGGTCGTCAGCCTCGGCTTCGATCGCCCCGCCGAGCTCGTCCACGGCCGGATCCTCGATCTCGGCGACGGCGTGCGGGTCGCGTCGTATCAGTACGGGTTCGACGACACGGCGTTCGTCATCGCCGAGGACGATCATGTCGTCGTCGACATCAACGACTGCAAGATCCGCGGGCGGGCGTTGGACCAGCTGCTCGACGACTTCGGCCCGCCCACCCTGGCCTGCAAGAGCCACTCGTTCGCCCAGTCCTATCCGGTGCTCTACGAGAGTGACGACCCGGCCCAACTCCGGCTGGTCACGCCCAAGACCTACATCGACGACTTCCACGACGTGATGGCCCGCCTGCGTCCGCGCCATGCCATTCCGTTCGGGTCGATGGTCGGCTTCCTGCATCCCGACAGCGCTCCGCTCAACGCCCATCTCGTCACCCCTCGCGCTGTCGTCGAGGGCGTGGCCGAGCGCGGCGGCATCGAGGGAACCGACGTGATCACGATGGCACCCGGCGACGTCTGGGACAGCGAGTCCGGCTTCGATCGCAGTGACGTCGACTGGTACACCGATCGTGCGCGCCACCTCGCCGAACTCGCGGAGAAGTACGCGCCGACGATCGCCGAACGCACCGCGGCCGA
This region of Acidimicrobiales bacterium genomic DNA includes:
- a CDS encoding glycosyltransferase family 39 protein: MRRAAGIRRVTDQRFALVVAAAFAIALLVRWYVLHRWYVDLPLIEEDTLNDNLYYHLSANLLADGQGFANPFEYQVNGIIVPTAAHPPGFTVYLAIWSWLGADTVTWHRIAGGLISASVVFPVGLLVRRIFDLRIAALAMIAVAIHPPLWMNDGLILSESMYIPLAGWALYFAHRTYDEPSLRRILELTVVLALGSLTRSEPFLMFFFLLTPLVMFHPRLAWRDRFQRTAIAAVVAMAILAPWVLRNVTIFDEPTYLAVGPGYVLELGNCDETYSGDFLGYWSIACDDGQTWPEGADESGIGAAKYAKASAYIGDHLSEQPKVVAARVGRILGFFRPEQGIDFDVFFERRIRSHATVGLVAHYLAMIGAVFGVLLWKRRTTVIPVAAVAGVSVFTAAITFGISRYRVGADLVFAVLAAVAVGHVLERYGPARLRRAEIANERTEGVEG
- a CDS encoding MBL fold metallo-hydrolase encodes the protein MRVTVVGHSCLRVETRAGTILVDPWLFGSCYWRSWWHFPPSTEPTAEMLAPDYVYLTHHHFDHFHYPSMRRLDRDAKVLIPRFGVDVMADEVVSLGFDRPAELVHGRILDLGDGVRVASYQYGFDDTAFVIAEDDHVVVDINDCKIRGRALDQLLDDFGPPTLACKSHSFAQSYPVLYESDDPAQLRLVTPKTYIDDFHDVMARLRPRHAIPFGSMVGFLHPDSAPLNAHLVTPRAVVEGVAERGGIEGTDVITMAPGDVWDSESGFDRSDVDWYTDRARHLAELAEKYAPTIAERTAAEVDVTVEWRDFDAHLGRLVREVPRVFARRLSPRPFVFHVPSDVDRPYWWVSFRSRTVGRSATMPEGASGLTTVPEAVLAEAIRDRIVHILHGAMRIRTRLEPGGVQSDLGFWGVVMMWELGYLPLRRSARHPRLWFAVARRWREFADQAPSVISRNPVDHLAERFGADV